The Blastocatellia bacterium genomic interval TATATGTTGTAAAATATCTTGGGCAATTGCAGGAGAAACAACAATACCAACATTATTAGACATCTGCGACAACAAATGTGAAGTACGTTCCATAAATTGGGTCGCACTACTAACTTCTGACTCTAAAAGAGAGTGCCTTATAGCTGATTCATCAGACTTAGATATTTTTACTTGTCGTAAAATGCTGTCAACATAGAATCTATAGGCTTTATCCGTAGGGATACGACCAGCCGAAGTATGAGGATGAGTTAAATAACCTGCCTCCTCTAGATCTGCCATAATATTGCGAATTGTTGCTGCACTAAGCTTTTCTTTTGAATATTTGGAAAGAGTTCTTGATCCAACAGGTTCACCAGTATCAACATACATCTTAATAATTGAGAGTAAGATCTCCCGATTACGTTGATCAAAAACAAATTCTTGAGTTTTCTTACTTGGCATAACTCAATAAGTTAAAAGAAAGATAGTTTAGATTTTACAGCCTGTTAAAAGCGTTTAACAGTAACACTCCTAATTAATTTCTGTCAAGCAACTAATTCTAATAACTCGTCTGAATGCCTAATGTTAGCCTTAGTATTATTATATGTTACTGTAAATATAATAATACTAAGTTGTTGTTATTTACTACTTGGATTTTTAGAAAATTTTTAGCTTAAATTTTTATTTTTTAAGCATTATAACTAGTGATTTATAAAATCTTAATAAAGTAGAGCTTAGGAAAATCATTGCAAAGAAAATTTTAGGAAAAATTTTAGGAAAAATTTTAGGAAAACAGGAACTTTCACTTTCTTAGTGCGTTAAAACCAGCAAGAAGAAAATTTTAACAAACTCTAAAAATTAAATATATCAATTTATTGCACTTTTGGGATTTATTAAAAGTTTCTTCGGTAATTTTCCTCCTCTTCGGTTTTGGCTTCCCGCGTAACAAATCGGTAGTGTTACGCGGGTTATTATTTTTGGGGAGAAAAGTTTTTATTAGTTTTAACATACCCAGGAAAGAAAATATTCTTGGTAAAGATCTTCTCGGTAAAGCTCATAAACTAGTTTCTCCTTAACAAACCCCAAATACTCATCTGTATTACTATAAGCTTTACCATTTTCATCAATTACAACAATATCCCCAAAAAATTCAAAGGCTTTAAGAGGTATAAGAAATTGCAAAGCTAAGTTTATATCCGGTTTTGATAAAATTGTTTCAACATCAATATATACACTGTAATTTTCATTATCTGCAAAATCTACTTCTATAGGTCTTTCTTTATACATACTAAACCAAACACTAATTAATTCTCCATTCCAAGCTATATCATTTTCATATCCATATAAATACATTTTATGAGCATTACGGCAATCATCCTTGTACAAACCATAGCAACACTTACAACTTTTTGCATCAAAACTATGTTCTTCTATTAATGACCATTTTCCTTCCACTTTTCTACATTCTTGTAAAAACTTAAGGTATTTTTCTCTTGAATAAACACTTTCATTTATCCAAAACACTACATTAAGACTCATTTTTGTTCCTCTTAAGCATTTTTAACTATCTAAAATCTAGCAATTACACTGTTTATAACTATCCCACAACCTACAAACTTTAATCCTAAAAAGCACTAGATCTTCACTAACACCAAATTTTTGAGCAATTCTATCAATAGAAATACCTCTTGTTATAGATAAACGCAAAATATAATAAGGAATTAATGCAGCAGAACCAACACCATAAGCAGCTTCTTCTTGAGATTTATTAAAATCCCGGAACTGTGTCTGATCAGTTTGCTCATCAGGAGTTTTTATAAGACTAGGCGAATGTCTTAAAACAACATGAGATACTTCTTCCATTAGAGTAGCAACTTGGCGTTCTCGGCTATGTCCTGGATTTATAAAAACCAGTCGCCATCCATTAGGCAACGGCATAGTTGTCGCGCCAGACCAATCCTTAGAATTTTTCTTTAATAATATTTTTCGCGTTTCTTCTGAAAGTTTAGATAACTGATTAATGTCTACTACTTTTAATTTTACTTTTGGAGCCAGTTGCCAAGGATCTAAAGCACGATCTAGCGGAGTAGCAGCTAAGTCACGTATTTTTAATGCGATACGCTCAAATATTTTCCGCTTAATTGTTGGTGGAAGTAATTCACTTTCTGGAAGCTTATTATTTTCTAGGCCCTTTAGCATAACGTGTTTTTTTAGACTCCACTTTTTTAGGCGATGATTTAATTTCTTCTAAATCATCGCTAGTAAATTGGGTGTAAGCAACTCGAAATAGTTCTGCTAATGCTTTTGCGGCATCTGGTTTTAATTTTGGATCTGCTCTTAAATGAGCTTCAATTACATTTGGAGTAGATTCTTTTACAATCTCTAAAAAGCCTTCTCCACTCTCTGGTATTAATGAGCCTTTCATTAAACTATCTAGTGGTATTGCTAGCCAACTACTTAAGCGTGCTAATGTTGGGCTATCTGGATTACAAACCCCGTTTTCTATTCGTGACAAAGTAGGAGGGCTAATTTGTGTAATTGTAGCTAGTTGGCGAATACTTAGCCCTTCTTCTTCCCGCTTCTTTTTTACATATTCACCTAGCTCTACCACATCAAGTAGTGGTTCCATAGCTGTTAATCCCCTATTTATAAAACTTATCCACCATAAAATTAGCACATTTACCATATTTTTGACAAATAAAATGTTTCATTTATGAAACAATAAAATTTTTGCAAAAATGTTTCACCTATGAAACGTTTCATACTTGAAACAAAATTTTTCTTGTGCTATTATGTTTCACAGATGAAACAAAGTGATTAATTACCAATTTTTAAGGAGTAACAAAAATGAATACAGCCATCAAAAACTTAAATGTCCGTACCAAACGAGCTAAATTAATCGCTGAAATGGGTTTAGTTAATAGAGATGAACAAGGTTTTATAGTAAAATCTCCTACTCAAAATAATGAAAACTTCCGCGTTTGGAGAGATGAAACAGGTCGCATCCGTTGTGCTTGCCCAGATTTTGAAAAACAATCACAAATTGATCCCCGCTTTCGCTGTGAACATATTTTAGCAGTAAAATATCATTTAGAACCATTACCAGAAGTTCAACAAATAGAGCTTGTTACAGAATATATTATAGAAAATATTTCTACTGAACCAGCAGTATTACTTATTAATAATGTAGAAAATGAAGTTCTAGTAGAAAATTTGTCTGTTTCACCTATGAAACAAGAAACAGAAAAAATAAATGTTTCATCTATGAAACAAATTGAAAATTTAGACGTTGTTTCATCTGTGAAACAAGAAACAAAATCAAAGTCTGTTTCACCTATGAAACAAGAAAAACCAATTGAGGATAAAATAATGAAACAAAACCTTAATAAAGCTGAAAATAGTACTCCTGTTTTAACACCTGATTTAGTAGCAAGCGAAAGTAAACAGATTGAAATAAGCACTGAAAAAGATG includes:
- a CDS encoding ImmA/IrrE family metallo-endopeptidase translates to MLKGLENNKLPESELLPPTIKRKIFERIALKIRDLAATPLDRALDPWQLAPKVKLKVVDINQLSKLSEETRKILLKKNSKDWSGATTMPLPNGWRLVFINPGHSRERQVATLMEEVSHVVLRHSPSLIKTPDEQTDQTQFRDFNKSQEEAAYGVGSAALIPYYILRLSITRGISIDRIAQKFGVSEDLVLFRIKVCRLWDSYKQCNC
- a CDS encoding helix-turn-helix transcriptional regulator — encoded protein: MEPLLDVVELGEYVKKKREEEGLSIRQLATITQISPPTLSRIENGVCNPDSPTLARLSSWLAIPLDSLMKGSLIPESGEGFLEIVKESTPNVIEAHLRADPKLKPDAAKALAELFRVAYTQFTSDDLEEIKSSPKKVESKKTRYAKGPRK
- a CDS encoding SWIM zinc finger family protein, whose amino-acid sequence is MNTAIKNLNVRTKRAKLIAEMGLVNRDEQGFIVKSPTQNNENFRVWRDETGRIRCACPDFEKQSQIDPRFRCEHILAVKYHLEPLPEVQQIELVTEYIIENISTEPAVLLINNVENEVLVENLSVSPMKQETEKINVSSMKQIENLDVVSSVKQETKSKSVSPMKQEKPIEDKIMKQNLNKAENSTPVLTPDLVASESKQIEISTEKDAFVEILKQLSAPISKDLIRQRFGWTDKTGVDHEIDYVEWHTVADMLDRICPRWSHSVKDVRQVGELVAITASISIMGVTREGVGTGSAYDEIGIKKAEHDALKRAAVKFGVARELYKRDDEDVVSTSQPLNFPRNPVAQNIAEMATTKQHAAIRAIANANGVDAEALCQELFNCKVAELSRRAASTFIDHLKTTKRSISA